A single Thermoanaerobacterales bacterium DNA region contains:
- the hpt gene encoding hypoxanthine phosphoribosyltransferase, giving the protein MTHPHVERVLVPASAIARRVDELGAQIMADYQGRELLVVGILKGSTIFLADLVRAVDLTVALDFVAISSYGHSTTSSGVVRILKDLEESIEGRHVLIVEDIVDTGLTLNYLRENLLARKPASLRICALLDKPSRRKASVPLDYLGFTIPDEFVVGYGLDYGEHYRNLRDVCVLKPEIYKS; this is encoded by the coding sequence ATGACGCACCCGCATGTCGAGCGTGTCCTTGTTCCGGCATCCGCGATCGCCCGGCGGGTGGATGAACTCGGCGCGCAAATCATGGCCGATTACCAGGGCCGCGAACTTCTTGTGGTAGGCATTTTGAAGGGCTCGACGATTTTTCTGGCCGACCTGGTGCGCGCGGTCGACCTCACGGTGGCCCTCGACTTCGTCGCCATCTCCAGTTACGGCCATTCCACCACCTCTTCGGGGGTGGTCCGTATTTTAAAGGATCTGGAGGAGAGTATCGAGGGTCGGCACGTTCTCATCGTCGAGGACATTGTGGATACCGGACTGACCTTGAATTACCTGCGCGAAAATCTCCTGGCCCGGAAGCCGGCTTCGCTCCGGATTTGCGCGCTGCTGGACAAGCCGTCGCGGCGTAAGGCTTCCGTTCCGCTGGACTATCTGGGATTTACGATCCCCGACGAGTTCGTTGTCGGGTACGGGCTGGACTACGGTGAGCACTACCGTAATCTCCGCGATGTGTGTGTTTTAAAGCCCGAAATCTACAAGAGTTAA
- the purE gene encoding 5-(carboxyamino)imidazole ribonucleotide mutase, which yields MAEQKPLVGMVMGSDSDLPVVASAARTLDELGIPYEMRIISAHRTPERARDYAREAAGRGLAVLIAAAGGAAHLAGVLAAETPLPVIGLPIGTGGLGGLDALLATVQMPPGVPVATVGVDGARNAALLAAQVIGAGDPGVRERVAEFKRRQALQVQAKDEQLTALGLEEYLRRMEKKK from the coding sequence ATGGCTGAGCAAAAACCCCTGGTGGGGATGGTGATGGGCAGTGACTCCGACCTGCCGGTTGTGGCGTCCGCAGCGCGGACGCTGGACGAGCTTGGGATTCCGTATGAAATGCGGATCATTTCCGCCCACCGCACGCCGGAACGGGCGCGGGACTACGCGCGGGAGGCCGCGGGGCGCGGCCTGGCGGTGCTTATCGCCGCCGCGGGAGGAGCGGCCCACCTGGCCGGGGTGCTCGCCGCCGAGACCCCCCTGCCGGTGATCGGCCTGCCGATTGGGACGGGGGGCCTCGGGGGATTGGACGCCCTGCTGGCCACGGTGCAGATGCCTCCCGGGGTGCCGGTGGCCACCGTCGGGGTTGACGGGGCGAGGAACGCCGCCCTCCTGGCGGCGCAGGTTATCGGGGCCGGCGACCCGGGTGTGCGCGAACGGGTGGCGGAGTTCAAACGCCGGCAGGCCTTGCAGGTACAGGCCAAGGATGAGCAGTTGACGGCGCTGGGGTTAGAGGAATACCTGCGCCGCATGGAGAAGAAGAAGTAG
- a CDS encoding phosphoribosylaminoimidazolesuccinocarboxamide synthase, producing the protein MEKRELLYEGKAKQVYTTDQPDRYVVEFKDDATAFNGAKKGTIAGKGAVNNRMSAQLFQLLEREGIRTHFIEQLSKRQMLVRAVRIIPLEVVVRNIVAGSLAKRLGLEEGTALPAPVVEFYYKNDALGDPLVNCGHIRALGLAAPEQQEYLRETALKVNTVLRAYLAERGLELVDFKLEFGTVPESGEILLADEISPDTCRLWDSATKDRLDKDRFRRDLGGVEQAYAEVLRRVLE; encoded by the coding sequence GTGGAAAAACGCGAACTTTTGTATGAGGGCAAGGCCAAGCAGGTCTATACCACCGACCAGCCGGACCGTTACGTCGTGGAGTTCAAGGATGACGCCACGGCCTTCAACGGGGCCAAGAAGGGGACCATTGCCGGCAAGGGCGCGGTCAACAACCGCATGTCGGCGCAGCTCTTTCAGCTCCTGGAACGCGAGGGCATCCGAACACACTTCATCGAGCAGCTGAGCAAGCGGCAGATGCTGGTCCGCGCCGTGCGGATCATCCCCCTGGAGGTCGTCGTGCGGAACATCGTGGCCGGCAGCCTGGCCAAGCGCCTGGGGCTGGAAGAGGGAACCGCCCTGCCGGCGCCGGTGGTGGAGTTCTACTACAAGAACGACGCCCTGGGGGACCCGCTGGTCAACTGCGGGCACATCCGCGCCCTCGGCCTGGCCGCGCCGGAACAGCAGGAATACCTGCGGGAGACCGCTTTGAAGGTCAACACGGTCCTGCGCGCCTACCTCGCCGAGCGCGGCCTGGAGTTGGTGGACTTTAAGCTTGAATTCGGAACCGTTCCCGAGAGCGGGGAGATCCTCCTGGCCGACGAGATCTCGCCCGATACCTGCCGGCTCTGGGACAGCGCGACCAAGGACCGGCTGGACAAGGACCGTTTCCGCCGCGACCTGGGCGGGGTGGAACAGGCCTACGCCGAGGTCCTGCGGCGCGTGCTGGAGTAA
- the purB gene encoding adenylosuccinate lyase, translating into MIERYTLPEMGAVWSDENRFRKWLDIEILACEALAVLGQIPQEAVAAIRDRARFDIARIAEIERVTRHDVIAFLTNVGEYVGEEARYLHLGLTSSDVVDTALAVRMREAGQLLIKRLEKLREALLQQAQQYRHTLMIGRTHGIHAEPTTFGLKLLLWVAETDRNLARLRAAVEDVSVGKISGAVGTYSSIDPFVEEYVCARLGLTPAVVSTQIIQRDRHAAFMTTLAVIGASLEKFATEIRALQRTDIREVEEPFVAGQKGSSAMPHKRNPIVCERISGMARLLRGNALAALEDVALWHERDISHSSVERVIIPDATVTLDYMLYRFTIVIENMHVYPENMRRNLERTHGLVFSQRVLLALVDKGLSRDEAYAVVQRNAMQSWQSGEPLRNLLGKDPALAGLLDEAELDALFDYAHFTRRVDQIFARFGL; encoded by the coding sequence TTGATTGAACGCTATACTTTGCCGGAAATGGGTGCGGTATGGTCAGACGAGAACCGTTTCCGGAAATGGCTGGACATCGAGATCCTGGCCTGCGAGGCTCTGGCGGTGCTGGGGCAGATCCCGCAGGAGGCGGTGGCGGCGATCCGGGACCGGGCGCGGTTCGACATCGCCCGGATTGCCGAAATCGAACGGGTCACCCGCCACGACGTGATCGCCTTCCTGACGAATGTCGGCGAATACGTCGGCGAGGAAGCGCGCTACCTGCACCTTGGACTGACTTCCTCCGACGTGGTGGACACAGCCCTGGCGGTACGGATGCGGGAAGCCGGTCAACTACTCATCAAGCGGCTGGAGAAACTGCGGGAGGCGCTCCTGCAGCAGGCGCAGCAGTACCGCCACACTCTGATGATCGGCCGCACCCACGGCATCCACGCCGAGCCGACGACCTTCGGACTGAAACTCCTGCTCTGGGTGGCCGAAACGGACCGTAACCTGGCCCGCCTGCGGGCGGCCGTGGAAGACGTCAGCGTGGGTAAGATCTCCGGTGCGGTGGGCACCTATTCCAGCATCGATCCCTTTGTTGAAGAATACGTCTGCGCGCGGCTCGGCCTCACCCCGGCCGTGGTCTCGACGCAGATCATCCAGCGCGACCGGCACGCCGCCTTCATGACCACCCTGGCCGTTATCGGCGCCTCGCTGGAGAAGTTCGCGACGGAGATACGCGCCCTGCAGCGCACCGACATCCGCGAGGTGGAAGAGCCGTTCGTGGCCGGCCAGAAGGGGTCCTCGGCCATGCCGCACAAGCGCAACCCCATCGTCTGCGAGCGGATCAGCGGGATGGCCCGCCTCCTGCGCGGGAACGCCCTGGCCGCCCTGGAAGACGTCGCCCTCTGGCATGAGCGCGACATCTCGCACTCCTCGGTCGAGCGGGTGATCATCCCCGACGCCACGGTCACCCTGGACTATATGCTCTACCGCTTCACCATCGTCATCGAAAACATGCACGTCTATCCAGAGAACATGCGGCGCAACCTGGAGCGCACTCACGGCCTGGTCTTTTCGCAGCGGGTGCTGCTGGCCCTGGTGGACAAGGGCCTCTCCCGTGACGAGGCCTACGCCGTTGTACAGCGCAACGCCATGCAGAGCTGGCAGAGCGGTGAGCCCTTGCGGAACCTGTTGGGTAAGGATCCAGCCCTGGCAGGGCTGCTGGACGAGGCCGAACTGGATGCGCTCTTCGACTATGCCCACTTCACCCGCCGGGTGGACCAGATCTTCGCCCGGTTTGGATTATAA
- the guaA gene encoding glutamine-hydrolyzing GMP synthase yields MRAPTTETVIVLDFGGQYTQLIARRIRECRVYCEILPYHTPVEDLVARRPRGIVFSGGPSSVYQEGAPAVDPAVYEAGIPILGICYGMQLMALQLGGRVVAADHREYGKTTLELVAGDRLFAGMGPRQQCWMSHGDRVETPPPGFTVTARTGKSPVAAMADPGRRLYAVQFHPEVVHTPRGKEILEHFLYDICGCRGDWTMSSFLESAVAQVREEVGDGQVLCALSGGVDSAVAATLVHRAVGDRLTCVFVDHGLLRKGEAAEVVRIFREQFQMRLVHVDAADRFLARLEGVDDPEAKRKTIGEEFIRVFEEEAAKLGPVDFLVQGTLYPDVVESGTATATVIKSHHNVGGLPEKMRLKLIEPLRWLFKDEVRVLGEQLGLPEDIVWRQPFPGPGLAVRILGPVTQERLAILREADAIVVEEIRRAGLYRSIWQSFAILPAVRSVGVMGDERTYAYTIAVRAVDSKDGMTADWVRLPYEVLERISNRLVNEIKEVNRVVYDITSKPPATIEWE; encoded by the coding sequence TTGCGGGCCCCGACAACCGAAACGGTCATTGTCCTGGACTTCGGCGGGCAATACACCCAGTTGATCGCCCGGCGAATCCGGGAGTGCCGGGTTTACTGCGAGATTCTCCCTTATCATACGCCAGTTGAGGACCTCGTGGCTCGTCGGCCACGGGGAATTGTTTTTTCGGGCGGTCCTTCCAGCGTCTACCAGGAGGGGGCGCCTGCCGTCGACCCCGCCGTTTACGAGGCGGGTATCCCGATCCTCGGCATTTGCTACGGTATGCAGTTGATGGCCCTCCAGCTTGGGGGGAGGGTCGTGGCGGCGGACCACCGCGAGTACGGCAAGACGACCCTTGAACTCGTGGCGGGCGACCGCCTTTTTGCCGGGATGGGGCCCCGGCAGCAGTGCTGGATGAGCCACGGGGACCGCGTGGAAACGCCGCCCCCGGGGTTTACGGTGACGGCGCGGACCGGCAAGTCCCCGGTGGCGGCGATGGCCGACCCCGGCCGGCGCCTGTACGCCGTCCAGTTCCATCCCGAGGTGGTGCACACCCCGCGGGGAAAAGAAATCCTGGAACACTTCCTTTATGATATCTGCGGCTGCCGCGGTGACTGGACGATGTCTTCGTTTCTCGAAAGCGCGGTGGCCCAGGTGCGGGAGGAGGTCGGTGACGGCCAGGTGCTCTGCGCCTTGAGCGGCGGCGTCGACTCGGCGGTGGCCGCCACGCTGGTGCACCGTGCCGTCGGTGACCGGCTGACCTGTGTCTTCGTAGACCACGGCCTGCTGCGCAAAGGGGAGGCGGCGGAGGTCGTGCGGATCTTCCGCGAGCAGTTCCAGATGCGGCTGGTGCACGTGGACGCCGCGGACAGGTTCCTGGCCCGCCTCGAAGGGGTGGATGATCCCGAGGCCAAGCGCAAGACCATCGGCGAGGAGTTTATCCGGGTCTTCGAGGAAGAGGCCGCCAAGCTCGGGCCGGTGGACTTCCTGGTCCAGGGAACGCTGTACCCCGACGTGGTCGAGAGCGGGACGGCGACGGCGACGGTCATCAAGTCGCACCATAACGTCGGCGGCCTGCCGGAGAAGATGCGCCTGAAGCTGATCGAGCCGCTGCGCTGGCTGTTCAAGGACGAGGTGCGGGTGCTGGGTGAGCAGTTGGGCCTGCCGGAGGACATCGTCTGGCGCCAGCCCTTCCCCGGGCCGGGGCTCGCCGTGCGTATCCTGGGCCCCGTCACGCAGGAGAGGCTGGCCATCCTGCGGGAGGCGGACGCCATTGTCGTGGAGGAGATCCGCCGGGCGGGCCTTTACCGGAGCATCTGGCAGTCCTTTGCCATCCTGCCCGCCGTGCGCAGTGTGGGGGTAATGGGCGATGAACGGACCTACGCCTATACCATCGCCGTCCGCGCCGTCGACAGCAAGGACGGGATGACGGCGGACTGGGTGCGCCTGCCCTACGAAGTGCTGGAAAGGATATCGAACCGCCTGGTGAACGAGATAAAGGAAGTCAACCGCGTGGTTTACGACATAACATCCAAGCCCCCGGCGACCATTGAGTGGGAGTAG